A genomic segment from Colletotrichum higginsianum IMI 349063 chromosome 5, whole genome shotgun sequence encodes:
- a CDS encoding Nuclear pore protein-like protein: MEDQDAVKATQDSPPADEPDPKRARRETPEPKPTTVLDEYGDLRLCVGADHAEAPSTYLVCSRTLARSSLVMKKMLFGSFAESRPRDGGQDDWVVQLPDDEPAPMQLMLDIIHGHFAKVPDTMDLDTLHALVVLLDKYDAISVTRPWVQAWLHSAKTGKERAASGRDSSKLLSVAWALGDSRLFSKMQSRLIEICEVDEDGRLIVELLASEVGEDKSCWSLLAEETAPLIPPYIIDYMTAARAQWISTKLQPYLTIYHELTQGKWKCRRESAQSGTSSSSTSSPSHCKAIALGSLVRGFLKMGINITDQDPASSYKESLAVLGSRVDALEILVMPNGGNYNHNDCRKMQATQVRTCSWKLVPLETIGDDCRARLETQATKTGLPSK, encoded by the exons ATGGAGGACCAGGATGCTGTCAAGGCGACTCAAGATTCGCCCCCGGCCGACGAGCCAGATCCGAAGCGAGCGAGGCGTGAGACCCCCGAGCCGAAGCCCACAACAGTCTTGGACGAATATGGTGACTTGCGTCTCTGCGTCGGTGCCGATCATGCAGAAGCGCCATCGACCTACCTAGTCTGCTCCAGAACCCTCGCTCGTTCATCCCtggtgatgaagaagatgctCTTTGGCAGCTTCGCCGAGTCTCGACCCCGGGATGGTGGCCAGGACGATTGGGTCGTCCAACTCCCGGACGACGAGCCGGCGCCAATGCAACTCATGCTCGACATCATCCATGGGCATTTCGCGAAGGTGCCCGACACGATGGATCTCGACACCCTGCACGCTCTTGTTGTTCTCCTGGACAAGTACGACGCCATTTCTGTCACTCGCCCGTGGGTTCAGGCTTGGCTGCATAGCGCCAAAACGGGCAAAGAAAGGGCCGCATCGGGCAGAGACAGCAGCAAACTGCTCTCCGTCGCGTGGGCACTGGGCGATTCGCGGTTGTTTAGCAAAATGCAATCACGCCTTATCGAGATATGCGAGGTCGACGAAGATGGCCGCCTGATTGTTGAACTTCTTGCGTCCGAGGTTGGGGAAGACAAGTCCTGCTGGAGCCTGCTTGCAGAAGAAACCGCACCGTTGATTCCGCCTTATATAATTG ATTAtatgacggcggcgcgggcgcaATGGATATCTACAAAGCTCCAGCCCTATCTGACGATCTACCATGAGTTGACACAGGGCAAATGGAAATGTAGACGCGAATCTGCACAGTCTGGCacatcttcatcgtcgacatcctccccttcccactGCAAAGCAATCGCTCTCGGATCCCTTGTCCGGGGATTCCTCAAGATGGGAATCAACATTACAGATCAAGACCCGGCCAGCTCCTACAAAGAAAGCCTTGCAGTTTTGGGATCGCGCGTCGACGCACTTGAGATCCTCGTCATGCCAAACGGCGGAAACTACAACCACAACGATTGCAGGAAGATGCAGGCCACTCAAGTCAGAACGTGTTCGTGGAAGCTGGTTCCGTTGGAGACCATCGGGGACGATTGCAGAGCTCGCCTCGAAACCCAAGCCACGAAGACCGGGTTGCCGAGCAAGTGA
- a CDS encoding Nuclear pore protein-like protein, which yields MLMDEDDDDDVQDLHVLDPNGDLVLRVGDEVEEKPRAYLVCSKALARASPVFAKMLYGSFAERRPSPVGAHADPDWTVYLPEDRQQPLELLLDVAHGRFDRVPDRLDVARLYQLLVVAEKYDATGMTRPWARGWMEAVKQPGMQDPLLLGVAYELGDSQTFNNMAMKIATECLVDDDGDLVFGYAGDDRETYSFKLCNMEYLVPPGFIEDAASIRRTLLATMLEPYASLYTALKDGDRCTASPQDPNSGKRCDSILLGSLIRSFAARRIDLTAPNPATAYRGSASALQAVLLRLELYTAHSGFSHPPTTSFAFGQAAHPRFGFSLSACEHVLQSSLREGVERSLLVRGGMKFVQPKHQAYLQRQAAKTGLPYK from the exons ATGCTcatggacgaagacgacgacgacgacgtccaggACCTCCACGTTCTGGACCCCAACGGCGACCTCGTTCtccgcgtcggcgacgaggtcgaggagaagcccaGGGCCTACCTCGTCTGCTCAAAGGCCCTCGCGAGGGCCTCGCCCGTATTCGCCAAGATGCTCTACGGCAGCTTCGCCGAGCGGCGGCCCTCGCCCGTCGGCGCGCACGCCGACCCCGACTGGACCGTCTACCTGCCCGAGGACCGCCAGCAGCcgctcgagctgctgctcgacgtcgcccaCGGCCGCTTCGACAGGGTCCCCGACCGGCTCGACGTCGCGCGCCTGTACcagctgctcgtcgtcgccgagaagTACGACGCCACCGGCATGACGCGGCCCTGGGCGCGCGGGTGGATGGAGGCCGTGAAGCAGCCCGGCATGCAGGacccgctgctgctgggcgtcGCCTACGAGCTGGGCGACTCGCAGACGTTCAACAACATGGCCATGAAGATCGCCACCGAgtgcctcgtcgacgacgacggcgacctcgtcttcgggtacgccggcgacgacaggGAGACGTACTCGTTCAAGCTCTGCAACATGGAATACCTCGTCCCGCCGGGCTTCATAG AGGACGCCGCCTCGATACGCAGAACCCTCCTCGCGACGATGCTCGAGCCCTACGCCAGCCTCTACACGGCCCTCAAGGACGGCGACCGCTGCACCGCCTCGCCGCAGGACCCCAACAGCGGCAAGCGGTGCGACAGCATCCTCCTCGGCTCCCTCATCCGCtccttcgccgcccgccgcatCGACCTGACGGCCCCGaacccggcgacggcctACCGCGGCAGCGCGTCCGCCCTGCAGGCCGTACTGCTCCGCCTCGAGCTGTACACGGCGCACTCGGGCTTCTCGcacccgccgacgacgagcttcgCCTTCGGCCAGGCCGCCCACCCGCGCTTCGGCTTCAGCCTGAGCGCCTGCGAGCACGTCCTGCAGTCCAGCCtgcgcgagggcgtcgagcgGTCGCTGCTCGTGAGGGGCGGGATGAAGTTCGTGCAGCCCAAGCACCAGGCCTATCTGCAGAGGCAGGCCGCCAAGACGGGGCTGCCGTACAAGTAA